A genomic window from Prunus persica cultivar Lovell chromosome G2, Prunus_persica_NCBIv2, whole genome shotgun sequence includes:
- the LOC18787280 gene encoding uncharacterized protein LOC18787280, translated as MAAENFSSTPRRPLQEPHPLSIFAGSQKDDANEICDTDFTFPTSLTVPAPSRTASRHTLEDSPEAKQEYFTKCVPLYKAALEGDWKSAKKIINKDKTIVRACITKGWHTVLHVAAGAKRVYFVKKLLKLLDKQDLILQDQNGNTAFCFAVAAGTLPVAHMMIRKNPRVPEIRGGKQMTPLYLAALFGHDETASYLYPKLIKLVDEWERVGIFFTCINNDLYELALKMVHGYPELVVARDPNSETALHLLARKPSALATKSSGIWKCFAYSCTNRGRLKRTPGLQLLKRLWEEIMWQSDRTVTDVIRKPSHVLFMATKLGNLEFVAELIGSYPDLIWETDDCNRSLFHVAVMYHHAGIFNLVHKLGLYKDFVLSFKDDKKSNILHLAAQLAPPHQSNMVPKPALQMQRDLLWFKEVKKVVPPLYLEIKNSEGKTPRDIFHEQHKGLLENGESGVKSGVHACFYPRCYFSVGCS; from the exons ATGGCAGCAGAAAATTTCAGCTCAACACCTCGCAGACCATTACAAGAACCACATCCATTAAGTATATTCGCTGGCTCCCAAAAAGACGATGCTAATGAGATCTGTGACACAGATTTTACTTTTCCCACTTCGCTCACGGTGCCAGCTCCTAGTAGAACAGCTTCCCGGCATACACTAGAAGATTCTC CGGAAGCAAAGCAAGAATACTTCACAAAATGCGTGCCCCTATACAAGGCTGCATTAGAAGGTGACTGGAAATCGgccaaaaaaatcataaataaagATAAGACCATCGTACGTGCCTGTATCACAAAAGGATGGCACACTGTTCTTCATGTTGCGGCGGGAGCAAAACGTGTTTACTTTGTGAAGAAGTTGCTGAAACTGTTGGATAAACAAGACCTAATCTTGCAAGATCAAAATGGGAACACGGCCTTTTGTTTTGCTGTTGCAGCTGGAACTCTACCAGTGGCTCACATGATGATACGAAAGAATCCGAGGGTGCCAGAAATTCGGGGTGGTAAACAAATGACACCACTCTATCTTGCAGCTTTGTTTGGACATGACGAGACGGCATCGTATCTCTACCCTAAACTCATCAAACTTGTTGATGAATGGGAACGAGTTGGGATATTTTTCACCTGCATTAACAATGACTTATATG AACTAGCCTTGAAAATGGTTCATGGCTACCCGGAGCTAGTAGTGGCTCGTGACCCCAATAGTGAGACAGCCTTGCATTTGCTAGCTCGGAAGCCTTCAGCACTAGCCACCAAAAGCTCAGGAATATGGAAGTGCTTCGCTTACTCTT GTACAAATAGGGGAAGATTGAAAAGAACTCCCGGCCTTCAATTATTGAAACGCCTTTGGGAAGAGATTATGTGGCAAAGTGACCGGACGGTGACGGACGTGATAAGGAAGCCTTCACATGTATTATTCATGGCAACAAAACTAGGAAACCTTGAGTTCGTGGCTGAGCTGATTGGGTCTTACCCGGATTTGATATGGGAAACAGATGATTGCAATCGAAGTTTATTTCACGTCGCAGTTATGTACCATCATGCAGGAATCTTCAATCTCGTACATAAGTTAGGTTTATACAAGGATTTCGTGCTCTCATTCAAAGATGACAAAAAATCCAATATCCTGCACTTAGCGGCACAGTTAGCTCCGCCACATCAATCGAATATGGTGCCAAAACCTGCCCTTCAAATGCAACGAGACTTATTATGGTTTAAG GAGGTGAAAAAGGTTGTTCCACCTTTGTACCTAGAGATAAAAAACTCAGAAGGTAAAACCCCTAGAGATATATTTCACGAACAACATAAGGGTTTGTTGGAAAATGGAGAGTCCGGGGTGAAAAGTGGTGTGCATGCTTGTTTCTACCCACGTTGCTATTTCAGTGTTGGCTGCTCCTAG